The genomic window CAAATGAACTATTCGCAGAAATCGCAAAATTAGAATTACTTGAGAGAAAGTATAAAGGGATGCAAGATTATTCTTTATGCCTCGAAAAGCTTAAGCAGCTTAAAGAAATATGTACAGAATTTAAAAATAATCTAGACAATCTTTATCTACAAGAACAATTAAATATAAAAAGGACAAGAAATTGAGCGATATTTTAAACAATTCTTCATCGATGACAAATAGTAATCATCATCTAAGTAGTTCCGCTCACGAACAAGTATTAAACGCAGCTAGGAATCGATACAACGACGTAAAACTAGAGAGCCCGAAATTAGAAGCACAACAAAATACCGGAAAGTATGGTATGCATTCCAAGCTGCAAGAGTTTGCAGATGTCATTGAGTATAGATACAAAGAGAAGGCAGACATCTCTAATGAAAAAGATGAGAGTGTCGCAGATTCAACTATGACTGAAGCCGAGATAAGACATGTCACTGTTGGTATTTATTCAGTAGCTTTTGAAAACATGGCAGCGTTTATCGCAGGGGCACTGCTTGTATTAATTATACCTATTTTTGCAACAGCAAACTCTGTTTATTACTTAATAGCAGTCGCTGCCATTTTTTGGGGATATTTTAACTATTTTTTCTTATATGTGACCACAAATTCAAGACAATTTGTCACCGGCCCTACAACTCAAAGACTCTACAGACCTATGGTAGATTCTCTTGAACGGTTTGAGACAGTAATGTTTCTAATATCAATTTTAACAGTCTCTACGGCAATAGGAATGAGTAAGTTCTCGATGTTTATAGATACTCCATACGTGAAGTTTTTTGCAGAGAGGCTAAGCAGGATAGATTCTGGAGGATATATTATTGAAGTGTTTATTTTTATCACGGGAAACTTCACTCTATATATGCTAACAAAAAACTCTCTTTACAAAAAATATAAAGAGTTAGCAAGAAAACGAATGATGAAAATTGATCTAGAAACTTCTACTGCAGCAGACGTTGCTAGAAAAGTGCTGGACGGTGATTATGAAAAAGACATCTTATAAAGGAGGTGGAGAATGAGTGAAAAACAAGAGAAAATTAAGTCGAAGCATTTGCCAAAAGGCACAATGTTTTCAATAATTATGATAGCAGGATTAGCTATTTCATATGGTAGTGCTTACATTATCGGAGCGGGATACGCTATTGTGTTAATGGCTGCAATCGCGATTGCTGGATGGGTTTATGGTAAAAATTATGATGCTAACACGGAGGGATAAAGATGAAAAATAAGTTATTAGGACGAGTGCTTTTGTTTATGGTATTGTGTGCAACAGGATTATTCGCTGCTACAGACCCGATTGAGGCATTCAATATAACATTTACAGAGTTATACACAAATCACTTATCGAAAGTGATTGTACTAGGGGTGGTGCTATTTAGTGCGTATGAGTTTTATAAAACAAAACAGTTTACTTTTTTAATTATAGGGGCAATAATTGCAATTATTGTAGTAGGAGCACCAGACATAGCTTCAACGGGAGCAGTGATGTGGGAAGATAATTTCAGTACTGCAATTAATGCAACTCCGGCTCCTTAATTAGAATCAACAAAAAAAGGCAAAGCAGTGGCTAAAGAATTTGAATTAGAGTTTCCAAAGTATATGAACGACTTCCCGTTGTTTGTATTTTTTCCGATTGACATGATTGTAGTAGCAATCTTGGGTTTTTTTATTTCGTTTTGGTTAATTTCTCTTTTTCTGCCACTGCTCGTTTCTATTTTTCTTGGAGGAGCAATAGGCGTTTTTTTGTTCT from Pseudomonadota bacterium includes these protein-coding regions:
- the traL gene encoding type IV conjugative transfer system protein TraL, with protein sequence MAKEFELEFPKYMNDFPLFVFFPIDMIVVAILGFFISFWLISLFLPLLVSIFLGGAIGVFLFFQYKRYKKEVAPGFIFHILYVLGFVSMNPHSTDEEMLEMDVDGFFPEGYETEFSD